In Astyanax mexicanus isolate ESR-SI-001 chromosome 7, AstMex3_surface, whole genome shotgun sequence, the genomic stretch CCACATGACACAGCATCTGTCTGTAATGCATGAGGAACCGTTTCTGTTGTCCATGTGGACACCTCACACCCTCGCTTtctcatgaatgctctaaaaagaaacaaagattattgtatatattgttccTTGGCCTTCATAATAGACCATTTTTCATTATCATGAAAAGAGTACCTTGCTGTCCTTTCACATGTGACTAATTTTGTGGAGGCGTTTCCAAGAGAATCAAGCACCAAACTCCTTTTTTGTTGTGGAAAAAATGCCTATATAGGTGTAGAAATATTTGTATATCAGTCACATATAGTCACAGCAAAAAACACATAATATTACAGATACATTACAGTATCATTACAATTTACAAAATATCGTATTCTTACTGTCAGTATCCAGTGGTTTGGCTCGTTTACAGCTCCCAGAATCACTTGAAAGTTATTGGGGTCACACTTAAAAAAGGttcaaaaattataaaattataacaagaCTTTAGAAAATCCATATAATACAGCATTATTAAAATGCAAAACAGTAATTTGCCTACCTTCAGTTTTGTGTTCTTCCCCTGCCACATACCAGTCATTTCAAAAGAATCAATGTATAGTGCCTGTTTGCCTCCATGTTCTTGATTTTTCTTGTGAACAATATGCTTCAGATAAGCATTGATCACCTATGAGgaagaaaataatgtaaatatcaaTTCATATACATCACttatgatgttctgtgatgtcacagGTTGATAAAACGTAACGTAAAACGTAAAATATGTATCTTACCTCACTTTCAACCTGTTGATTGGGTGCTAGGTTGGCGATGTCCCAATAAAACAATTTGTATGGTCCAATTTTTGACAGAAGGACATGAACATTTTTTCCTTCCCAAGCCTCTTTCACACCTAAAGAAACAATTAATACAAATTGTAGAAAGGTCTTtcaataaagtgtaaaaaatctGCAGCATATTGTGTTTTCTTGTTGCAATTTTCAAAAtaacacacagctattaatgtctaaactgttGGCACCAAAATTAGATTCCTgtagcaacctgtgaagctctagtaaactccatgcccaagagGGTTAAGACAGGGCTAGATAATAATTGTGGTCACAAAAAATATTGCCACTTTccgcacaatttggccattttcacttaggggtgtactcacttgccAGCAGTTCAGACATTAATGTGTGTTGAGTTGTATGAAGGCACAGCTAATTTTctttgttatacaagctgtacactgattatattacattgtattaaagtgtcatatcttcagtgttcagatgaaaagatatttaaaaaaatatgtgaggTGTGTACCTACTTTTgtgagacagtgtaatgaagctttGTTGAAAGTGTTAAATGCCAACTGAAAATTTGTACTCAAAGAAACAAATGTAGTTTCTTGTGTATTTCTGGTGTATGTACTATACTGATGGTTTAATTTAATCTGCTCATGTATACACACATTTTTCTAAGGAGGAGACAGATGTTTGAGCAAAGATGGTTCCAgaaggtggagaggagatgacaggagGTGGAGAGGATGTGACTGGAACTGGTAGAGAAGAGGTGGAAGTAGGTGGGGAGGTGGTAACAGCAGGTTGAACAGCAGGTTGAACAGTGGATAATGGAGAAGAGATGACAGAAGGGTGGAGGTtggcagtggctggtggagaggagatgaccgtggctggtggagaggagatgacagtggctggtggagaggagatgacagtggctggtggagaggagatgacagtggctggtggagaggagatgacagtggctggtggagaggagatgacagtggctggtggagaggagatgacagtggctggtggagaggagatgacagtggctggtggagaggaagtgacagtggctggtggagaggagatgacagtggctggtggagaggaagtGACTGAGGGAGGAGCGATACTGAATACATCATGATGCCCTTTTAACTTTTGTGGTATCCTCGGGGTCTGTTCATTGTACAGTTTTAAATGATCAATGTTAACCTTGTGGATGGCTTTTCCATTGGAGTCAACAAGGTCAATGCTTTTTCCTGCTACTTTGGTGATAGTAAAGGGGCCGAGGAATTCTGGGTCAAGCTTTCCTCCTTTTCGTTGCTGGCTGCGGATATTCTTTCTCAGAACTACATCCCCCACCTGAAGATTTTGCTGAGGGAGTTTTGACTGCAgcctttttcttgttctctcctGAACTCCTTCCACATTCTCCTGGACAATGTTCAGGATTCTGTCATGCCTCTCAATGTCAATTGCCACCAATTCTTCAGAAAGCACATTCTCAACAGTAGCATCAACCTGTAACAATGTAtggcaataaacaaataaaaatgtgtacttacagtacagtacaacatCTGTTGGCTACATCAAGAGAAAATAACTGAACTAATATAAATAATGTGTGATCAAATAATGCAGACCTCATACAGCAAGCACACTCTTTGTCCTGCACAGATTTTATCTGCTAGATAATACatacttttatctttattcatTGGTTAGTTACTatgcattaaatgttgtttctatGCATTTATGTTATTTCTGGTATAATGCAGTAATGTAGTTTTTGTCCTTTCACAGTAAAACAAAAAGGTCAGTTCAACCTTGAAAGTATTTGACgtggtatttattttattaatttcattcattttaactaGTTTTTAATCAGATTACTCAAAACTAAAAGCCAACACAGTAATACCAATAACttacttaaaacaaaaatgagCAAATTTCTCTTTTCTACCTTATAATGTATTGTACAACAGTTATTGTTCATTAACTTGAACATAATTTaaatacttctttaaaaagttacataaaatatACATGAAACAAGGAGCCATAGTCTGAATACACCAGTTAGCAATGTCATTAATACGCCACCCATTTCACAACCCTCATGGCAGATTACCAGAAAAACTAGGCCTCTATGTGGAAAAACATATTCTACAGATAGAAGCCATTCCTCATTCTACAAGGAAGGAAAAAACTTGAGATATATATACTTAGTATCTCAATAAGAGCAATTTCTTAATCTTGCATTAATAATTTCTGTATAGACACAACAAAATCTTTATTGGGAACAACttatttctacactcactgtctcCTCTGATCATATAGGtcactttgtagtttataatgcatatataatacagtaattcctgactgtagtcctgtatctgtttctctgcatataattatcctcctttcaccctattCTACAATCTGGATCAGGATCACTActggagagaccaccacagagcagctattattatttgcgtGATGGGTGGTTATCCTCAGcattgcagtgattagcactgattagcatggtggtgtatgaggtgttagtgtgtgttttgctggtacaagtggatcagatacagcagtactgctggagtttttaaacgttcACTCATTGTCTATCACTCTACTAGTCACTCCtatctacagctgctccaccttgtaaaaGAGACataagctctgaatcttttgcaGCACTGTTTGTGTTGGTCacctctagtcctttatcagtgcttACAGGATGCTACCAACAAGACAATGCCCAAAATAATGTTGCCCACAGGACGCCACCCATAAGATGCTTTTGGTGGACTATTTTTAGTCCAGCAAGGACACTGCAGCTCAACACATGCAAAAACACcatcaccatgtcagtgtcactgcaatgctgagaatgtcccatcacccaaataatagctgctcatTGTATGTGTATCCTcttaaaagaacacattttactTAACCTGATAGTCCTCTGGCACCTCAGCAGGATAACGTGCTTCTCTCCCGAACATCAAAAAGAATGGGGAGAACCGTGTGGTTAACTGCTTTTTTGTGCGCAGTCCAAACATTACTGCATCCAGGTACAGATCCCAGTTGTTAGGTTTCTCATCCACCATCTTGCCAAGAGCTCTAAACAtgacaaacacatacacaatttGACATATACATACACAAGTAGCCATAATATTTATAAACATCATTATCTAAATCATTATATGAAAAGCAACACTTTTTAGTAGCTTAACGAAGAATGTAATGACAGCCTTAACAGTCTTTGTTTTACCTTTGTATAGTTCCGTTCAGTCTCTCCACCAACCCATTAGTTTGAGGATGATATGGGGCACAGAGACTTCTTCTAATGCCAAGTACTTCACACACTTGTGAGTTAATCtacagaataagaaaaaaataataaaacatattggaAATATATGTGTATTGACATAGACTTTTGCTTTACCCCAAGAAACAGTAGATATTTTTTCCATTCATAAAGGTAAACATGAAAAGCAATTATATTGTAAAGAAACATTCTATTTAAAATGTGAGTATGATTCACTGAAGTACAACCCCAATTCAAGTTGGGATGTTGTGTAAAAAAAGAATATGATGATGTGCAAATGCTTTTCAAGCTATATTTAATTGAATACACTAAAaggacaagatatttaatgttcaaacggataaacttcattgtttttttttgcaaatattcactcactttgaatttgatgcaacacgttccaaaaaagttgggacaggggcaacAAAAGAGTGGTGAAGTTTAGGAATGCTCAAGAAAACACTTGTTTGGAACATCCCACAGATGAACAGGTTAATTGGAAACAGGTAAGGGTCATGACTGTTGTCGGGAAAGGCCGCACTACCCCTTACAGCGCCGTTTCCAGTGCGTTTCCCCCTGAGTTCTTTTAAATGGTTGAGATGAGTAGAGAAGTCAAGAAGAGTCAGGATACCAAAGTCTTCAGctaatttaacagtttatttcagaagatCTTCCGGGAACAATGCTCCGCTCAGAGAGTCGAGGAGAATGTTCGAAAACCAAAAGACATACACAAGATTATATAGATCATCCCACTATGGTGTGAGTGAAGAAGGTTGAACAGCCCCCCCCCTTTGGTCCCATAAACTGTATCCTATCTTGACATGACCCCGTGCCTGCCTGACACCTACGTCTTCAGTATAATAAATCTATTGTCCTCCCGCCTGGTTCTgacaacataaataataaaaaataaataataaaataaagtttatctgttGGAACATTATCTTGTATTGTGTTAATGAATATCGGTTGAAAAGGATTTACAACACACATTAGACAGATTGGCAGACAGAACTATCAGAGCACTGCGCTTTGTCAGTTTAAGGCCATCCTTTAATTGGCCTTTGCCAATGTAGGGCCAGGATTGATCATATGTGGCCCTTATTTTATCTGAAACATACCAAAAAATTTTCCTTCATTGCTAAAAGGCACAATTCTACTAATatttatccaaaatatctaatagaaatgtataaaatcgGATTCTCAGGTCTGGACAACTGCTTTAACTAATTTGAATTTAAGGAGATATGAAGTGAACTAATGGCTAGATGTTTAGGATGGAGGGGTAGGACAGTCCAGCACAGTAAAGTATAATATATTGCGATCTACATGACAGCAGACAGCTGTACAAAATCATTTGCAATTGCACTCCAAAGCATTTGCTGTTTCTGTAAAATTATGACAAATGGTTTCTGTGATGAGCACAATTGATTAGATGATgtgaaaattaattaatatttttgagAAATTAAATGTTAATCTGCTCTAAAGGgacagagaaaaactgtaaaataatcataaaggaataaaaatactcacagcATTGACAAATTCTCTACCTTGGTCAGTCAGAATCCGTTTTGGCACTTCAAATTGGTAGACAAATTTCAAAATGCTCTGTGTGACCTCTTCTGCAGACTTTGATTTTAGTGCATATGCCTGAGTCCACCTAGTACAATAGTCAATTATGACACATATGTACTGGTGGTTTTGCTCTGTCTTCACAAGCTTGCCGATGAGATCCATTCCCACCAATTCAAATGGAACTTTGGTCtgtcaaaaaaggcaaaaacatacatatatacatttataatattcaTTGTAGGAAAAGAACAGAAACTAGTAAAAACCTGAccataataatacatacaaacatacatacagatTTAAATTCCAGCATTGATTATTGAATCAATCAGGAATAAGAACAAATATTTAGCATTTTTGATAGTGAcaaaattgatttatttaacaATCAATAGATTTATGAAACCTACAGTCAGTATGGTATCTTTTTAGTAAGTATAAACATCAGTATAACCTATCTTTGGTAATTGTGTGCAGACTCTTTTACAacctatgattaataataataaaaaaatgtcacaaGTGATTTgcaaaaattgtattttacaACACAATGCCAATGCTTCACATGTCAGGGTGAAGACAATTTAAGTAATGTGAGGAGCATATTTCGTAAATTTGTACAGTCCTGACCCTGATATGTAGCCAACAATTGTAGAAAAATCTCCTACTTCATTATGACTACTGTTACTGTATACTAgaacaaataaaagagaaaaaaaaaacacatcagaggACTTGAGTAAATAATTTGGCTCCTTTCGTGACTGCTCAATCAGTGTCTAAATCTAACTTgacaatataatttaaaaaggtattatagtataggtagtatactgtcacatttgttcattttatttacttgaaaATATATGGGCCAGAAGACTCAGTCACAACTGGGCCAAAACAAAGGCAAGGATGAGGCCCACAAGTGTGCCAGATAAAAAAGGGGTATTTTAAGTACTCACAAGGATTAAATATGCAAGTGTTATTTAGCAACTGATGTAAGTGTATACCTTGATCGGCTTGTATTCCGTGCTGGCCTTTATATCTCTCTTGTTTTTCTGGCAAACTGTGCACTGTGACACCTATATCAAAATATGAATAGATAAACATAATACGATCCCACAGTTGATTTGCTGAAGTAAGAAGTAATTGCAACTCAAcatgattaaatatataaacatacccATTTCTCAATATCCCCAGACATGCCAGGCCAGTAGAATCTTTGAGAGATTGCATCCCTTGTCTTTATTTGCCCACAGTGAGCTCCGATTCCACTACTGTGAAACTCGACAAAGAGAGCATCAGCCTCTGCCGCACTACACACCACCTTCACCTTGCACTCTTTTTCGGTTCCCCTGTGTCTTATGTAGTACAGTTCGTTGTCTAAAGAAGTCAACAGAAATCATCATGACTGACGTTTCTACAACATATGCAGGCACATATTACAGACAATAATTAGTATCACTAACAAAATAACCATTTTGAAGTATGTTAATGGCCTGTATCCTTACCAGTGATGCAGAAATTGGATGCCCTCCGTCTCAGTATGTACCTCTGATGCTTATCAAAAACATCAGGGTATTTGCCAGTGAGAAGAAATTCTCTGATTTCTTTGGCAGTTTTGGAGTCCATAATAAAATCAATCCATGTACCGTATACCGTAATCCGAAACTAGCTAACTTGAccacaactaaaaaaaaacatcagttacaGAGCATGATGGGGGAAAACAGCCCCTCCCCCAACCCTACGTTTAATGTCCATGCACTGCAAGTGTAAACAATcaatatattacacattttcttcttaaatattagtgttctcacacacttaaaaattattattattattattattattattattattattattattattattattattattattattattattattattattattattattttaatgcctAAGAAACAGATTGAAAGGACTAAGTGAAGGAATGCTGAGTAAACTGATTTGAAAAGATTTGAAAAGATTTAATTGGTTTCACACAATTTTAAATGAAGATggaatagggtcacatattctgataccagctgtcagaaagtgtgacccctattctaaatcattatggtcaagtccagtaataaatattttgtatagctgaaaaggtgaagtaatagtgagtaatctgacagtatttggttggttttgcactatatttaatagagatggtatagggtcacatattctgataccagctgtcagaaagtgtgacccctattctaaatcattatggtcaagtccagtaataaatgttttgtgtagctgaaaaggtgaaggaatagtgagtaatctgagaagatttggttagttttacactatatttaataaagatggcatagggtcacatattttgataccagctgtcagaaagtgtgacccctattctaaagcattatggtcaagtccagtaataaatgttttgtgtagctgaaaaggtgaagtaatagtgagtaatctgacagtatttggttggttttgcactatatttaatagagatggtatagggtcacatattctgataccagctgtcagaaagtgtgacccctattctaaatcattatggtcaagtccagtaataaatattttgtatagctgaaaaggtgaagtaatagtgagtaatctgacagtatttggttggttttgcactatatttaatagagatggtatagggtcacatattctgataccagctgtcagaaagtgtgacccctattctaaatcattatggtcaagtccagtaataaatattttgtatagctgaaaaggtgaagtaatagtgagtaatctgacagtatttggttggttttgcactatatttaatagagatggtatagggtcacatattctgataccagctgtcagaaagtgtgacccctattctaaatcattatggtcaagtccagtaataaatgttttgtgtagctgaaaaggtgaaggaatagtgagtaatctgagaagatttggttagttttacactatatttaataaagatggcatagggtcacatattttgataccagctgtcagaaagtgtgacccctattctaaagcattatggtcaagtccagtaataaatgttttgtgtagctgaaaaggtgaagtaatagtgagtaatctgacagtatttggttggttttgcactatatttaatagagatggtatagggtcacatattctgataccagctgtcagaaagtgtgacccctattctaaatcattatggtcaagtccagtaataaatattttgtatagctgaaaaggtgaagtaatagtgagtaatctgagaaaatgtggtaagttttacactatatttaataaagatggcatagggtcacatattttgataccagctgtcagaaagtgtgacccctattctaaagcattatggtcaagtccagtaataaatattttgtatagctgaaaaggtgaagtaatagtgagtaatctgacagtatttggttggttttgcactatatttaatagagatggtatagggtcacatattctgataccagctgtcagaaagtgtgacccctattctaaatcattatggtcaagtccagtaataaatattttgtatagctgaaaaggtgaagtaatagtgagtaatctgacagtatttggttggttttgcactatatttaatagagatggtatagggtcacatattctgataccagctgt encodes the following:
- the LOC125803016 gene encoding uncharacterized protein LOC125803016 isoform X2 yields the protein MDSKTAKEIREFLLTGKYPDVFDKHQRYILRRRASNFCITDNELYYIRHRGTEKECKVKVVCSAAEADALFVEFHSSGIGAHCGQIKTRDAISQRFYWPGMSGDIEKWVSQCTVCQKNKRDIKASTEYKPIKTKVPFELVGMDLIGKLVKTEQNHQYICVIIDYCTRWTQAYALKSKSAEEVTQSILKFVYQFEVPKRILTDQGREFVNAINSQVCEVLGIRRSLCAPYHPQTNGLVERLNGTIQRALGKMVDEKPNNWDLYLDAVMFGLRTKKQLTTRFSPFFLMFGREARYPAEVPEDYQVDATVENVLSEELVAIDIERHDRILNIVQENVEGVQERTRKRLQSKLPQQNLQVGDVVLRKNIRSQQRKGGKLDPEFLGPFTITKVAGKSIDLVDSNGKAIHKVNIDHLKLYNEQTPRIPQKLKGHHDVFSIAPPSVTSSPPATVISSPPATVTSSPPATVISSPPATVISSPPATVISSPPATVISSPPATVISSPPATVISSPPATVISSPPATVISSPPATANLHPSVISSPLSTVQPAVQPAVTTSPPTSTSSLPVPVTSSPPPVISSPPSGTIFAQTSVSSLEKCVKEAWEGKNVHVLLSKIGPYKLFYWDIANLAPNQQVESEVINAYLKHIVHKKNQEHGGKQALYIDSFEMTGMWQGKNTKLKCDPNNFQVILGAVNEPNHWILTAFFPQQKRSLVLDSLGNASTKLVTCERTARAFMRKRGCEVSTWTTETVPHALQTDAVSCGVFVLKYAENILAEEPLTFTNSKSAVQTYRWEVAMTLLKETDNLEDVCHYCGEKSGETEKSKRGKKKKGQACNTVWIQCDDCTRWFHLNCVGKPNINESYSCAACQ
- the LOC125803016 gene encoding uncharacterized protein LOC125803016 isoform X1, producing the protein MDSKTAKEIREFLLTGKYPDVFDKHQRYILRRRASNFCITDNELYYIRHRGTEKECKVKVVCSAAEADALFVEFHSSGIGAHCGQIKTRDAISQRFYWPGMSGDIEKWVSQCTVCQKNKRDIKASTEYKPIKTKVPFELVGMDLIGKLVKTEQNHQYICVIIDYCTRWTQAYALKSKSAEEVTQSILKFVYQFEVPKRILTDQGREFVNAINSQVCEVLGIRRSLCAPYHPQTNGLVERLNGTIQRALGKMVDEKPNNWDLYLDAVMFGLRTKKQLTTRFSPFFLMFGREARYPAEVPEDYQVDATVENVLSEELVAIDIERHDRILNIVQENVEGVQERTRKRLQSKLPQQNLQVGDVVLRKNIRSQQRKGGKLDPEFLGPFTITKVAGKSIDLVDSNGKAIHKVNIDHLKLYNEQTPRIPQKLKGHHDVFSIAPPSVTSSPPATVISSPPATVTSSPPATVISSPPATVISSPPATVISSPPATVISSPPATVISSPPATVISSPPATVISSPPATVISSPPATANLHPSVISSPLSTVQPAVQPAVTTSPPTSTSSLPVPVTSSPPPVISSPPSGTIFAQTSVSSLEKCVKEAWEGKNVHVLLSKIGPYKLFYWDIANLAPNQQVESEVINAYLKHIVHKKNQEHGGKQALYIDSFEMTGMWQGKNTKLKCDPNNFQVILGAVNEPNHWILTAFFPQQKRSLVLDSLGNASTKLVTCERTARAFMRKRGCEVSTWTTETVPHALQTDAVSCGVFVLKYAENILAEEPLTFTNSKSAVQTYRWEVAMTLLKETDNLEDVCHYCGEKSGETEKSKRGKKKKGQACNTVWLPNPLIRTPPNTSDAPTHQEDEDQPPPFSDR